The proteins below come from a single Mucilaginibacter mali genomic window:
- a CDS encoding DUF1801 domain-containing protein, which translates to MAKNTNKTQQTEEPVSAILDAKVPDPQERKDCDTLIAIMEKVTGYPAKMWGPAIVGFDSYHYKYESGREGDMCLIGFSPRKGKFSLYILRGFDGQQELLDKLGKHKVEGSCLHFKKISDVDTDVLEELCRRSTAHMRNAHQ; encoded by the coding sequence ATGGCCAAAAACACCAACAAAACCCAACAAACCGAAGAACCGGTATCCGCAATTCTTGATGCCAAAGTACCCGACCCGCAGGAGCGTAAGGATTGCGACACCCTGATTGCTATTATGGAAAAGGTAACCGGTTACCCGGCCAAAATGTGGGGACCGGCCATTGTTGGTTTCGATAGCTATCATTATAAATACGAGAGTGGTCGCGAGGGCGATATGTGTCTCATTGGTTTCTCGCCACGTAAGGGGAAATTTAGCCTGTATATTCTGCGTGGTTTTGACGGCCAGCAGGAATTACTGGATAAACTGGGCAAACACAAAGTGGAGGGCAGTTGCCTGCACTTTAAAAAAATAAGTGATGTAGATACCGATGTGCTTGAAGAACTTTGCCGCCGGTCGACAGCGCATATGCGTAACGCGCATCAATAA
- a CDS encoding AAA family ATPase translates to MWTFSENKNWRYLEDKFEWVRRMNDVPQDDRYHAEGNVAIHTQMVLEELQREIGYEALPACDKEILWAAALLHDVEKYSTTVLEADGIITSNGHARKGAQFARQLLYMSHPAPFTIREQVVGLVRHHGLPIWIFEKPDPLKALVKASMEVNTQWLALLARADILGRICTDQDEMLYRIDCFEAFCQENNCWGSARQFSTAPAKIYYMQHDDAYVDYEPFEQPAVEVVLMSGLPGAGKDSYIKKHYKDWPVISLDDIREENDISPTDKTGNGQVIQEAKERARVYLRKQQPFVWNATNTTSQMRMQLIDLFTTYKASMTVVYVEVPYQNLHNQNKDRDAVVPVVVLDRLAHKLEVPALWEAHKVIYHTS, encoded by the coding sequence ATGTGGACCTTTAGCGAAAATAAAAACTGGCGCTACCTTGAAGATAAATTTGAATGGGTACGACGCATGAATGATGTGCCGCAGGATGACCGATACCATGCCGAGGGCAATGTGGCCATCCACACTCAGATGGTGCTGGAAGAGCTGCAAAGGGAAATCGGATATGAAGCATTGCCTGCCTGCGATAAAGAAATATTGTGGGCTGCCGCCTTATTGCACGATGTAGAGAAGTACAGCACTACGGTACTGGAAGCTGATGGAATTATTACATCTAACGGGCACGCCCGCAAAGGGGCGCAGTTTGCAAGGCAATTGCTTTATATGTCGCACCCGGCACCGTTTACTATTCGTGAGCAGGTGGTAGGGTTGGTACGCCATCATGGCTTGCCAATATGGATATTTGAAAAGCCCGACCCGTTAAAGGCATTGGTAAAGGCAAGCATGGAAGTTAACACTCAATGGCTGGCCCTGCTGGCCCGTGCCGATATACTGGGTCGGATTTGCACTGACCAGGACGAGATGCTGTATCGGATAGATTGCTTTGAAGCCTTTTGCCAGGAGAATAATTGCTGGGGCAGTGCCCGCCAGTTCAGTACCGCGCCGGCAAAAATATATTACATGCAGCACGATGATGCTTATGTTGATTACGAGCCCTTTGAGCAGCCCGCTGTAGAGGTTGTTTTAATGAGCGGACTACCCGGCGCCGGAAAGGATAGTTATATTAAAAAGCATTATAAAGATTGGCCGGTGATATCGCTTGATGACATCCGTGAAGAAAACGATATCTCGCCGACAGATAAAACAGGTAACGGGCAGGTAATACAGGAAGCAAAGGAGCGGGCGCGGGTTTACCTGCGTAAACAGCAGCCATTTGTATGGAACGCAACCAACACAACCAGCCAGATGCGTATGCAGCTTATTGATCTGTTTACAACTTATAAGGCTAGCATGACCGTTGTTTATGTAGAGGTACCTTATCAAAATCTACATAATCAAAATAAAGACCGGGACGCGGTAGTGCCGGTAGTAGTTTTAGACAGACTGGCGCACAAATTGGAAGTGCCGGCCTTATGGGAGGCGCATAAAGTTATTTATCACACCAGTTAA
- a CDS encoding efflux RND transporter periplasmic adaptor subunit, with protein sequence MKKILYISAAMLLAACGQKKQAGDYKAELADLQKQQADIAAKIAKIQAAHPAADSSRVTDVSVLEIKPTKFTNYIEIQGKVDAQDNVTAYPQMQGTITNIYVKVGQHVSKGQVMVQLDNSVLKQQIAQAEAQLSLTNTVYQRQKNLWDQKIGTEVQFLQAKTNYEAGQKQVAALREQSAMYTIKSPISGTVDQMDLKLGQAAAPGQTGIRVVDADNLKVKADVPESYGARVSTGDMVKIIIPDLRDSINAKVSFAAKVIDPTSRSFAIEVKLPSSKGLRPNMTSVLKVVDYQKPNAFVVPVNAIQKAESGDYVYVADNGVAKKVVVKAGATYEGKTEIVSGLTAGQQVITAGAADLEDGNKVKVAQ encoded by the coding sequence ATGAAAAAAATATTATACATATCTGCAGCCATGTTATTAGCTGCCTGCGGCCAAAAGAAACAAGCCGGCGATTATAAAGCGGAACTGGCCGATCTGCAAAAGCAACAGGCCGATATAGCTGCCAAAATAGCTAAGATCCAGGCTGCTCATCCCGCCGCCGATTCATCGCGCGTTACCGATGTAAGCGTGTTGGAAATAAAGCCGACAAAATTCACTAACTATATTGAGATACAAGGTAAAGTTGATGCCCAGGATAACGTAACCGCGTATCCGCAAATGCAGGGTACCATTACCAATATTTATGTAAAGGTGGGCCAGCATGTAAGCAAGGGCCAGGTAATGGTTCAGTTAGATAACAGCGTGCTGAAGCAGCAAATTGCCCAGGCCGAAGCACAGTTAAGCCTGACTAACACAGTTTACCAACGCCAGAAAAACCTGTGGGACCAGAAGATCGGTACCGAGGTGCAGTTTCTGCAAGCTAAAACTAATTACGAGGCTGGCCAAAAACAAGTTGCTGCCCTGCGCGAGCAATCGGCTATGTACACCATCAAATCGCCTATCAGTGGTACGGTCGATCAGATGGATTTGAAGCTGGGCCAGGCTGCTGCCCCGGGCCAAACCGGTATCCGTGTAGTTGATGCCGATAATTTGAAGGTTAAGGCCGATGTTCCGGAGTCTTATGGTGCCCGTGTTTCAACCGGTGATATGGTGAAGATCATCATCCCCGACCTGCGCGATTCTATCAACGCTAAAGTAAGCTTCGCTGCTAAAGTGATCGACCCAACCTCACGCAGCTTCGCTATCGAGGTGAAACTGCCATCGAGCAAAGGCCTGCGCCCTAACATGACATCGGTGCTTAAAGTGGTTGATTACCAAAAGCCAAACGCCTTTGTTGTTCCGGTTAATGCCATCCAAAAGGCCGAAAGCGGCGACTACGTTTATGTGGCCGATAACGGTGTTGCTAAAAAAGTAGTGGTTAAAGCCGGTGCTACTTACGAGGGTAAAACCGAGATCGTTTCGGGCCTTACAGCGGGCCAGCAGGTAATTACCGCCGGCGCCGCCGACCTGGAAGACGGTAACAAAGTTAAAGTAGCTCAATAA
- a CDS encoding TolC family protein, with protein sequence MRKIAIITFMWAVAVLKGTAQQAPPSNGPHNFSLQDCINYAYEHQDSVKNAKLDITSADYKVKETKGQGLPQVNGTVSFQDFLKPPASVGPNFFNPPIDPNAPLVQFPFGAVKYNNTFSLQATQLLFSGTFLVGLQAVKTFKELSERSLTRSKIQTNVAVTKAYYQVLVNNEQIRLLDANINQLKQQVNETSQSNKQGFVEKIDVDRITVQYNNLVTNRENVSRSLALGYAMLKFQMGMPIAEELNLTDKLGDVNLTQSVAETAVDTTFYRNRIEYNLLETNKRLNELDVKAKKADLLPTVSAAAGLATVFQENHTRYLYNHTYPNSYVGLNINVPIFSGFQRSSKVKQAEIEVQKSNNMLNNAKNGLELQATAARVTFVNSLKSLDNQKRNQTLANDVLRVSRIKYQQGVGSSIEVTQAQTALETSNNDYIQALYDALINKVNLDQAYGRIK encoded by the coding sequence ATGAGAAAAATAGCTATCATAACCTTTATGTGGGCAGTGGCGGTGCTGAAGGGCACGGCTCAGCAGGCCCCGCCCAGTAACGGGCCACATAATTTCAGTCTGCAAGACTGTATCAACTACGCTTACGAGCATCAGGATTCGGTAAAGAATGCCAAACTGGATATCACCAGCGCCGATTATAAGGTAAAGGAAACCAAGGGGCAAGGTTTACCGCAGGTAAACGGTACAGTAAGCTTTCAGGATTTTCTGAAACCTCCGGCTTCTGTAGGTCCTAACTTCTTTAACCCGCCTATCGACCCAAACGCGCCATTGGTGCAGTTCCCCTTCGGCGCGGTAAAGTACAACAATACTTTTTCGCTGCAAGCTACGCAGTTGCTGTTCAGCGGTACGTTTTTGGTGGGCTTACAGGCGGTAAAAACCTTTAAGGAACTGTCTGAGCGCAGCCTTACCCGTTCTAAGATCCAAACCAATGTGGCGGTAACCAAGGCTTACTACCAGGTGCTGGTAAACAACGAGCAGATCCGTTTACTGGATGCCAACATTAACCAGTTGAAGCAACAAGTAAACGAGACCTCACAATCGAACAAGCAGGGGTTTGTTGAGAAGATCGACGTTGACCGTATCACCGTGCAGTACAATAACCTGGTAACCAACCGCGAGAATGTATCGCGTTCGTTAGCCCTGGGTTATGCCATGCTGAAGTTCCAGATGGGTATGCCAATAGCCGAAGAGTTGAACCTGACCGATAAATTGGGAGATGTTAACCTAACGCAATCAGTTGCCGAAACCGCGGTTGATACCACTTTTTATCGTAATAGGATAGAGTATAACTTATTGGAAACCAACAAGCGTTTGAACGAACTGGACGTAAAGGCTAAAAAGGCCGATCTTTTGCCTACAGTTTCAGCTGCGGCTGGTTTGGCTACTGTATTCCAGGAAAACCATACCCGCTACCTGTATAACCACACATATCCAAACAGCTACGTGGGATTAAATATCAATGTGCCTATTTTTAGTGGCTTCCAGCGTTCGAGCAAGGTAAAACAGGCCGAAATTGAAGTGCAAAAATCAAACAACATGCTGAACAATGCTAAAAACGGACTTGAACTGCAAGCTACTGCTGCAAGGGTAACTTTTGTGAACAGTCTTAAATCGCTGGATAACCAAAAGCGTAACCAAACCCTGGCAAACGATGTGCTGCGTGTATCGCGCATTAAATACCAGCAGGGCGTAGGATCCAGCATTGAAGTTACACAGGCCCAAACCGCTTTGGAAACATCAAACAACGATTATATACAGGCGCTTTACGATGCCCTGATCAACAAAGTGAACCTTGACCAGGCTTATGGACGCATTAAATAA
- a CDS encoding RNA ligase family protein: MAISQKYGRTYHYPFSPGTTSDDRIAHDYWEHIQCIPNIIHTEKLDGENNCLSKNGVFARSHAAPTTSAWTESLRRFWQLVRNDLGDLEVFGENLYAVHSIEYRKLEHHFYVFGIREHDRWLNWEETQFYARMLDLPTVPVIKTEAVPTDRGVFEKEMLKLVNGRGAFEPYDVYDQRETTIEGIVSRNADDYAASDFAQNVFKYVRKGHVKTDEHWTRNWKRAALVNEGRKNVDL; this comes from the coding sequence ATGGCTATATCACAAAAATATGGTCGTACCTATCATTATCCGTTTTCGCCCGGCACCACCAGCGACGACCGCATAGCGCACGACTATTGGGAGCATATACAATGCATCCCAAACATTATACATACCGAAAAACTGGATGGCGAGAATAATTGCCTCTCTAAAAACGGCGTATTTGCCCGATCGCACGCTGCGCCAACCACCTCCGCGTGGACGGAAAGTCTGCGGCGATTTTGGCAATTGGTTAGGAATGACCTGGGCGACCTGGAGGTTTTCGGTGAGAACCTGTATGCAGTCCATTCTATCGAATATCGTAAGCTGGAACATCACTTTTATGTGTTCGGTATACGCGAGCATGACCGCTGGTTAAACTGGGAGGAAACGCAATTCTATGCCCGTATGCTCGATCTGCCGACTGTTCCGGTCATTAAAACAGAAGCAGTGCCGACCGATCGCGGGGTTTTTGAAAAGGAGATGCTTAAACTGGTAAACGGACGCGGGGCGTTTGAACCTTATGATGTGTACGACCAAAGAGAGACGACAATAGAGGGCATCGTAAGCCGCAACGCTGATGATTATGCTGCCTCGGATTTTGCACAGAATGTATTTAAATATGTAAGAAAAGGGCACGTTAAAACCGACGAGCATTGGACCCGCAACTGGAAGCGGGCGGCCCTGGTAAACGAAGGGAGGAAAAATGTGGACCTTTAG
- a CDS encoding sialate O-acetylesterase gives MSKKYLLALFCILLAFAACRKDKQVPDERPDGQPTRVEIPPGQPAGITLSVANMLQSNMVIQRDKPFLLWGKATPGLTVNVAASWNASPLTTTADANGYWQISIPASAANGNPQTIAVSGNNATDVTLKNILIGDVWLCSGQSNMTMQVDAIPPFAGVLNYADEITTANYPNIRVLTAATDYQDKPLTEFTTPGAWTICSPQTVGKFSAVAYFFAMKLQVDLNIPVGIIVASENGSWCETWANTEVLTGAMAAYLGHGSSTLYNGMINPLLKLQLKGFIWYQGENNQHISPVSDYTLLNSALIKGWRDKFKQGDLPFYYVQLTPFAEDYNNTVPAGGDPNQNWLAFFREAQANIQSRVANTGMAVTMDVGEAANHHPRNKKPVGERLALLALRNTYGQNVICNGPKYSYFTLNGNTATINFAGNTADGLNTIDNQPLKQYFFVAGADRVFRKGAAVINGNTIVVTAPAETNLPIQAIRYAFTNAPVTNIQNGAGLPMEAFRTDSWDY, from the coding sequence ATGAGCAAAAAATACCTGCTTGCCTTATTTTGTATTTTACTTGCATTTGCAGCCTGCCGTAAGGATAAGCAGGTGCCGGATGAAAGACCAGACGGCCAGCCAACCCGTGTCGAGATCCCTCCCGGGCAGCCCGCAGGCATAACGTTGTCGGTTGCCAATATGCTGCAAAGCAATATGGTGATCCAACGCGATAAACCTTTTTTACTGTGGGGAAAAGCCACACCCGGACTTACCGTTAATGTTGCTGCCAGTTGGAACGCCTCGCCACTTACTACAACTGCCGATGCCAATGGTTACTGGCAAATCAGCATTCCTGCTTCAGCTGCTAACGGCAACCCGCAAACTATCGCCGTGAGTGGTAATAATGCTACCGATGTTACGCTTAAAAATATATTGATTGGCGATGTATGGTTATGCTCTGGCCAATCGAACATGACGATGCAGGTTGATGCGATACCCCCGTTTGCCGGTGTACTAAATTATGCCGACGAGATAACAACGGCCAATTATCCCAACATACGCGTATTAACTGCCGCTACCGATTATCAGGATAAACCACTAACCGAATTTACTACTCCGGGAGCGTGGACGATTTGCTCGCCGCAAACAGTGGGGAAGTTCAGCGCGGTAGCCTATTTTTTCGCGATGAAGTTGCAAGTTGATTTAAATATACCTGTCGGTATTATCGTGGCTTCCGAAAATGGTTCCTGGTGCGAAACATGGGCAAATACTGAAGTGTTAACCGGTGCGATGGCGGCTTACCTGGGGCATGGTTCATCAACTTTATACAACGGCATGATCAACCCCTTGCTAAAGTTGCAGCTAAAGGGTTTTATATGGTACCAGGGAGAAAATAACCAGCATATATCTCCTGTGAGTGATTATACCTTACTGAACTCTGCCTTAATTAAAGGTTGGCGCGATAAATTTAAACAGGGCGACCTGCCATTTTATTACGTTCAACTTACGCCCTTTGCAGAAGATTATAACAACACCGTCCCCGCCGGTGGCGACCCAAACCAAAACTGGTTAGCCTTTTTCCGCGAAGCGCAAGCCAATATTCAATCCAGGGTAGCTAACACCGGCATGGCCGTTACCATGGATGTAGGCGAAGCGGCTAATCATCACCCCCGAAATAAAAAACCGGTTGGCGAGCGCCTGGCTTTGCTGGCCCTTAGAAACACTTACGGGCAAAATGTAATTTGCAATGGCCCGAAATACAGCTATTTCACATTGAACGGCAATACGGCCACCATTAACTTTGCCGGTAACACTGCCGATGGCCTGAACACGATTGATAACCAGCCTTTGAAGCAATATTTTTTTGTTGCGGGCGCTGATCGTGTTTTCAGGAAAGGGGCAGCTGTTATCAACGGCAATACTATCGTTGTTACCGCTCCTGCCGAAACTAATCTGCCAATTCAAGCTATCCGCTACGCTTTTACCAACGCGCCGGTTACCAATATCCAAAACGGAGCTGGCTTGCCGATGGAGGCGTTTAGGACGGATAGTTGGGATTATTGA
- a CDS encoding efflux RND transporter permease subunit: MKDLEKEFGPSSWAIDNKTAIYVVIFLITLLGIISYNNLPKENFPDITIPKIYVSAPYPGTSPANMETLVTRQIEKQLKSLKGLKKVTSNSYQDYCAIVAEFNPTVKIEDAKQRVKDAVDKAKPDLPQNDPNFKDPQVNDINFSDLPILYVNISGNYDLKKLKEYADELKDDIEGMREISKVDEVGALTPQIQINVDMNKMAAAQLGFGDIIQAVGNENVTSSAGTVRMDGVRRSINLRMAFKSADEVNNMVIRNPKGQAIYLRDIAEVKDGFKEQESYARLYGKNVITLNVTKRSGENLIEASDKIQALIAQKEKTSFPKGLEIKVTGDQSEKTRTTLHDLINTIIIGFILVTVILMFFMGTTNAIFVALSVPLSCFVAFLVMPAIGFTLNMIVLFAFLLALGIVVDDAIVVIENTHRIFANGAVPIKKAAKIAAGEVFLPVLSGTLTTLAPFVPLAFWNSIIGKFMFFLPITLIITLLASLLVAYIFNPVFAVDFMGHKESAEEEKPRFDRKVKRTLIGFAIVAVLGYLMNVGVGNFVVFIAFLYLLDHFVLEHIIHSFQHKIWPKFQDFYAGLLRRALHSPWWVLAGTFVLFFLSFVIMAIRQPQVEFFPNGDPNFVYVYVELPVGTDQAHTNEVTKQVEEKVTKVVGRDNPIVSSIISNVTVGVTDPQDEDQGNYANRGKVTVAFVEFGERHGEDTKKYLDKIRNSVQGIPGAKITVNKEQGGPPTQKAISIELAADNLDTLVRTTDRLRSYINKQNIAGIEDLRSDLQSNKPEIVFDIDRERANREGVSTNTISRELFPAIFGYDVSDFRETTEDDYKINVRGIESQRYNVDQLRNLKITYRDMGTGGAIRQVPISAFSDIRYVSSYGNIKHKQQKRVINLTSNVLQGYNTNEVNAAIQQAINRYKLPSGVTVKMGGEQEDQAEAMGFLLSALAVSFGLILIILMLQFNSVGKTLIILSEIFFSIIGVLLGIAIFGMKFSIVMTMIGIIALAGVVVRNGILLVEFSDLLTSQNENTFEAIIEAGRTRMTPVLLTATAAILGLIPLAVGLNIDFVSLFTTFNPHIYFGGDNVAFWGPLAWTMIFGLAFATLITLILVPCMYLIRIRLKTHWFGKKNKAEMARLEDPQLSHA; encoded by the coding sequence ATGAAGGATCTTGAAAAAGAATTTGGGCCCTCAAGTTGGGCTATAGACAATAAAACGGCCATTTATGTGGTGATCTTCCTGATAACATTATTGGGTATCATCAGCTACAATAATTTGCCAAAAGAGAATTTCCCGGATATCACGATACCTAAAATTTACGTATCGGCGCCTTACCCGGGCACATCGCCGGCCAATATGGAAACATTGGTGACCCGGCAGATAGAAAAGCAGTTGAAATCGCTGAAGGGACTGAAAAAGGTAACTTCTAACTCGTACCAGGATTATTGCGCCATTGTGGCCGAGTTTAACCCAACGGTAAAGATTGAGGACGCCAAGCAGCGGGTAAAGGACGCGGTTGATAAAGCCAAACCCGACCTGCCGCAAAACGACCCTAACTTTAAGGACCCGCAGGTAAATGATATCAACTTTTCAGATCTGCCTATTCTTTACGTAAATATCTCGGGTAATTACGATCTGAAGAAGCTAAAGGAATATGCCGATGAACTGAAGGACGATATTGAAGGCATGCGCGAAATATCTAAGGTTGATGAAGTAGGCGCGCTAACCCCGCAAATACAGATCAACGTTGATATGAACAAGATGGCCGCCGCGCAGTTAGGCTTCGGCGATATTATCCAGGCGGTGGGTAACGAAAACGTAACCTCATCTGCCGGTACCGTGCGTATGGATGGCGTTCGCCGTTCCATCAACCTGCGTATGGCGTTCAAAAGCGCCGACGAGGTGAACAATATGGTGATCCGTAACCCTAAGGGCCAGGCTATTTACCTGCGCGATATTGCCGAGGTAAAAGACGGCTTTAAAGAACAGGAAAGCTATGCCCGCTTGTACGGCAAAAACGTAATTACGCTTAACGTTACCAAGCGTAGCGGCGAGAACCTGATCGAGGCATCGGACAAGATCCAGGCCCTGATCGCTCAAAAAGAAAAAACATCGTTCCCTAAAGGTTTAGAGATCAAAGTAACCGGCGACCAGTCGGAGAAAACCCGTACTACGCTGCACGATCTGATCAATACCATCATTATCGGTTTCATTTTGGTAACCGTTATCCTGATGTTTTTTATGGGTACTACCAACGCCATCTTCGTAGCGCTTTCGGTGCCGTTATCATGCTTTGTGGCCTTCCTGGTGATGCCGGCCATCGGCTTCACGCTAAACATGATCGTGCTGTTTGCGTTCCTGCTGGCCCTGGGTATTGTGGTAGACGATGCTATTGTGGTGATAGAGAATACGCACCGTATTTTTGCCAATGGCGCTGTACCGATTAAAAAGGCGGCCAAGATAGCAGCAGGCGAGGTATTCCTGCCCGTGCTTTCGGGTACGCTGACCACCCTGGCGCCATTCGTGCCGCTGGCATTCTGGAACAGTATCATCGGTAAGTTCATGTTCTTCCTGCCTATAACGCTGATCATCACCTTACTGGCATCGTTGCTGGTGGCTTATATCTTTAACCCGGTATTCGCGGTTGATTTTATGGGACATAAGGAAAGTGCTGAGGAGGAAAAACCACGTTTTGACCGTAAGGTTAAACGCACGCTGATTGGTTTTGCTATAGTAGCCGTGTTAGGTTACTTAATGAATGTGGGTGTAGGTAACTTTGTAGTATTCATCGCATTCCTTTATTTGCTTGATCATTTTGTACTTGAGCATATCATCCACAGCTTCCAGCATAAGATATGGCCTAAGTTTCAGGATTTTTATGCCGGTTTACTACGCCGGGCGCTGCATAGCCCGTGGTGGGTGCTGGCCGGTACTTTCGTGCTGTTCTTTCTGTCGTTTGTTATTATGGCTATTCGTCAGCCGCAGGTGGAGTTTTTCCCTAATGGCGACCCCAATTTTGTGTATGTATACGTAGAGTTACCGGTAGGTACCGACCAAGCCCATACCAACGAGGTAACCAAGCAGGTGGAAGAAAAGGTAACAAAAGTGGTTGGCCGCGATAATCCGATTGTATCATCCATCATATCAAACGTAACCGTAGGTGTAACCGACCCGCAGGACGAGGACCAGGGTAACTACGCTAACCGCGGCAAGGTAACCGTAGCTTTTGTTGAATTTGGCGAACGCCACGGCGAGGATACTAAAAAGTACCTGGATAAGATCCGTAATTCGGTACAGGGCATCCCGGGCGCCAAGATCACTGTAAATAAAGAACAGGGTGGCCCGCCTACACAAAAGGCCATCAGTATTGAACTGGCTGCCGATAACCTGGATACGCTGGTGCGTACTACCGATCGTTTGCGTTCATATATCAACAAGCAAAATATTGCCGGTATTGAAGATCTGCGCTCGGATTTGCAAAGTAATAAGCCCGAGATCGTGTTCGATATCGACCGTGAGCGCGCTAACCGCGAGGGTGTATCAACCAATACCATTTCGCGCGAGTTGTTCCCGGCCATCTTCGGTTACGATGTAAGCGATTTTCGCGAAACCACCGAGGATGACTACAAGATCAACGTGCGTGGTATAGAAAGCCAGCGTTACAATGTAGATCAGTTGCGTAACCTGAAGATCACTTACCGCGATATGGGCACAGGCGGCGCTATCCGCCAGGTACCTATCTCGGCCTTTAGCGATATCAGGTATGTAAGTTCGTACGGTAACATTAAGCATAAGCAGCAAAAACGTGTAATTAACCTTACATCAAACGTATTGCAGGGCTATAATACCAACGAGGTGAACGCCGCTATACAGCAAGCAATTAACCGGTACAAATTGCCATCGGGCGTTACCGTGAAAATGGGCGGTGAACAGGAAGACCAGGCCGAAGCGATGGGCTTCTTACTATCGGCACTGGCTGTTTCATTTGGTTTGATCCTGATCATCCTGATGTTGCAGTTTAACTCGGTAGGTAAAACCCTCATCATCCTGAGCGAGATCTTCTTCAGTATCATTGGTGTACTGTTGGGTATCGCCATCTTCGGTATGAAGTTCTCGATAGTAATGACCATGATAGGTATCATTGCCCTTGCAGGTGTGGTAGTACGTAATGGTATCTTACTGGTAGAGTTCAGCGATTTGCTGACATCGCAAAACGAAAACACCTTCGAAGCGATCATCGAGGCAGGCCGTACCCGTATGACCCCGGTATTGCTGACCGCAACCGCCGCTATTTTAGGTTTGATTCCGTTGGCCGTTGGTCTGAACATCGACTTTGTGAGCCTGTTCACCACCTTTAACCCGCATATCTACTTCGGTGGTGATAACGTAGCGTTCTGGGGCCCGCTGGCCTGGACCATGATCTTCGGTCTGGCATTCGCAACCCTGATCACCCTGATACTGGTGCCATGTATGTACCTGATCAGGATCAGGTTGAAAACCCACTGGTTCGGCAAAAAGAACAAAGCAGAAATGGCCAGGCTGGAAGATCCGCAGTTGAGCCATGCTTAA